One Ictalurus furcatus strain D&B chromosome 21, Billie_1.0, whole genome shotgun sequence genomic region harbors:
- the wnt7aa gene encoding wingless-type MMTV integration site family, member 7Aa codes for MSRKTRRWIFHIFLCLGIIYLKIGGFSSVVALGASIICNKIPGLAPRQRTICQSRPDAIIVIGEGAQMGINECQFQFRHGRWNCSALGERTVFGKELKVGSKEAAFTYAIIAAGVAHAISAACTQGTLSGCGCDKEKQGFYNQEEGWKWGGCSADIRYGLSFSKMFVDAREIKQNARTLMNLHNNEVGRKILEKNMRLECKCHGVSGSCTTKTCWTTLPKFRQLGYILKDKYYQAVHVEPVRASRNKRPTFLKIKKPYSYRKPMDTDLVYIEKSPNYCEPDPVTGSVGTQGRICNKTAQQANSCDLMCCGRGYNTHQYSRVWQCNCKFLWCCYVKCNTCSERTEVYTCK; via the exons ATGAGTAGGAAAACGCGCCGCTggatttttcacattttcctcTGCCTGGGGATTATTTATCTGAAAATCGG CGGCTTCTCCTCCGTGGTGGCACTGGGAGCGAGCATCATCTGTAATAAAATCCCGGGTCTTGCCCCGCGTCAACGGACGATCTGCCAGAGCCGACCCGACGCGATCATCGTGATCGGAGAAGGAGCGCAGATGGGCATCAACGAGTGCCAGTTCCAGTTCCGCCATGGCCGCTGGAACTGCTCTGCCCTCGGAGAGAGGACCGTCTTTGGAAAAGAGTTGAAAGTGG GGAGTAAAGAGGCAGCTTTCACTTATGCCATCATCGCTGCTGGGGTTGCCCATGCTATCTCGGCCGCCTGCACCCAGGGAACCCTGAGTGGCTGCGGGTGTGATAAAGAGAAGCAAGGTTTCTACAACCAGGAAGAGGGCTGGAAGTGGGGCGGCTGCTCAGCTGACATCCGCTATGGCCTGAGCTTTTCCAAGATGTTTGTGGATGCTCGGGAGATAAAGCAAAATGCTAGGACTCTCATGAACCTCCATAACAATGAAGTGGGGCGTAAG ATCCTAGAAAAGAACATGCGCTTAGAGTGCAAGTGTCACGGAGTCTCTGGCTCATGCACAACCAAGACTTGCTGGACAACGCTCCCCAAGTTCCGTCAGCTTGGCTACATCCTCAAGGATAAGTACTACCAGGCCGTGCACGTGGAGCCGGTTCGAGCCAGCCGGAACAAACGGCCAACATTCCTGAAGATCAAAAAGCCCTACTCGTACCGCAAGCCCATGGACACTGACTTGGTGTACATTGAGAAGTCACCCAATTACTGTGAGCCAGACCCAGTGACAGGCAGTGTGGGCACTCAGGGCAGAATCTGCAATAAAACAGCACAGCAAGCCAACAGCTGTGACTTGATGTGCTGCGGACGAGGCTACAACACACACCAGTACTCACGTGTGTGGCAATGCAACTGCAAGTTCCTGTGGTGCTGTTATGTCAAATGCAACACATGCAGTGAGAGGACAGAGGTATACACATGCAAATAA